In the Oncorhynchus keta strain PuntledgeMale-10-30-2019 chromosome 14, Oket_V2, whole genome shotgun sequence genome, one interval contains:
- the LOC118393030 gene encoding UDP-glucuronosyltransferase 2A2-like: MHQPALVTVAVLLFSLTTVYGGNVLVFPLEGSHWVNMKVLIEELHSRGHSITVIRPTTSWYIKEKSPHYSCITIPVSGGGFVQEVFSLFVTRQLQIQREGGGFWSRMSLELEVVKQFYELHKDLVVMMTTIFEDAELMHSLRDANYDLVLTDPAIGGGVFLAHRIGLPLVFNVRWTVQGEGHFAIAPSPLSYVPLPGALLTDKMTFQERVINVLFYLFTRFQFAYAIDPNYIPFVHRYFGPDVHYMSLFQAADIWLMRNDFTFEFPRPTMPNVVYMGGFQCKPSKPLPQDMEDFVQKSGDHGVIMMSLGTLVGQLPEDIAEDIAAAFAKLPQRIVWRHTGKRPTSVGNNTLLVDWLPQNDLLGHPKTRAFVAHGGTNGVQEAIYHGVPIVGLPLVFDQHDNLNRMRAKGVAKIVDIATVDSDIFLEAVKAVLYEPNYRENMQRLSRLHRDQPMKPLDRAMFWIEFVMRNKGAAHLRTESYKMSWFTYHSVDVVATLLAIVLLIMLVSTLAVRFLWRKVSCRRKVKHE, encoded by the coding sequence ATGCATCAACCAGCCCTGGTCACGGTTGctgttctgctcttctctctcaccACTGTCTATGGGGGGAACGTGCTGGTCTTCCCATTGGAAGGAAGCCACTGGGTGAATATGAAAGTCCTCATCGAAGAGCTGCACTCCAGAGGCCATAGCATCACAGTGATTCGTCCAACCACCAGCTGGTACATCAAGGAGAAATCCCCTCACTACTCGTGCATTACCATCCCAGTATCTGGTGGTGGATTTGTTCAGGAGGTCTTTAGTTTGTTTGTGACCAGACAATTGCAGATCCAAAGGGAGGGCGGAGGTTTCTGGTCTCGTATGAGTCTGGAGCTTGAGGTGGTGAAGCAGTTCTATGAGTTACACAAGGATTTGGTTGTAATGATGACTACGATATTCGAAGATGCCGAACTAATGCATTCGCTTCGCGATGCAAACTATGACCTGGTTTTGACGGATCCTGCCATTGGTGGGGGCGTGTTTCTGGCTCATCGCATTGGTCTTCCTCTTGTCTTCAATGTCCGATGGACAGTTCAGGGCGAGGGTCACTTTGCCATCGCCCCCTCGCCTCTCTCATATGTCCCATTGCCAGGAGCACTGTTGACAGACAAAATGACTTTTCAAGAGAGAGTCATAAATGTTCTGTTTTATCTTTTTACAAGGTTTCAATTTGCATACGCCATAGACCCTAACTACATTCCGTTCGTCCATCGTTACTTCGGCCCTGACGTTCACTACATGTCATTGTTCCAGGCAGCAGACATATGGCTCATGAGGAATGACTTTACCTTTGAGTTTCCACGGCCCACCATGCCAAACGTGGTCTACATGGGCGGTTTCCAGTGCAAGCCCTCGAAGCCGCTTCCTCAGGACATGGAGGACTTTGTCCAGAAGTCTGGGGACCATGGGGTCATCATGATGTCCCTGGGGACCTTGGTGGGACAACTTCCTGAGGACATCGCTGAGGACATCGCAGCTGCTTTCGCCAAACTGCCTCAGAGGATCGTCTGGAGGCACACTGGGAAGAGGCCCACCTCCGTGGGCAACAACACCTTACTAGTGGATTGGCTCCCCCAGAACGACCTCCTTGGACACCCCAAGACCCGAGCCTTTGTTGCCCACGGCGGAACCAATGGAGTCCAGGAGGCCATCTACCATGGTGTCCCTATTGTTGGCCTCCCGTTGGTCTTCGACCAGCATGATAACCTCAATAGGATGAGGGCTAAGGGAGTGGCTAAAATAGTGGACATCGCCACCGTAGACAGCGACATCTTCCTGGAGGCAGTGAAGGCTGTTCTCTATGAGCCGAACTACAGGGAGAACATGCAGAGGCTATCCAGGCTGCACAGGGACCAGCCCATGAAACCACTGGACCGCGCCATGTTCTGGATTGAGTTTGTCATGAGGAACAAAGGAGCGGCACATCTGAGGACAGAGTCCTATAAGATGTCCTGGTTCACCTACCACTCTGTTGACGTCGTAGCAACGCTACTGGCCATTGTGTTGCTCATAATGCTGGTTAGCACTTTAGCTGTAAGGTTTTTGTGGCGTAAGGTGTCTTGTAGGAGGAAAGTGAAACATGAATGA
- the LOC127907242 gene encoding UDP-glucuronosyltransferase 2A1-like: protein MHQPALVTVAVLLFSLTTVYGGNVLVFPLEGSHWVNMKVLIEELHSRGHSITVIRPTTNWYIKEKSPHYSCITIPVSGGGIVEEVFSLFVTRKLQIQREGGSFWSRMSLELEVAKQIYELHKDLVVMMTTIFEDAELMHSLHDANYDLVLTDPAIGGGVFLAHRIGLPLVFNVRWTVLGEGHFTIAPSPLSYVPLPGALLTDKMTFQERVINVLFYLFTRFQFAYVIDPNYIPFVHRYFGPDVHYMSLFQAADIWLMRNDFTFEFPRPTMPNVVYMGGFQCKPSKPLPQDMEDFVQKSGDHGVIMMSLGTLVGQLPEDIAEDIAAAFAKLPQRIVWRHTGKRPTSVGNNTLLVDWLPQNDLLGHPKTRAFVAHGGTNGVQEAIYHGVPIVGLPLVFDQHDNLNRMRAKGVAKIVDIATVDSDIFLEAVKAVLYEPNYRENMQRLSRLHRDQPMKPLDRAMFWIEFVMRNKGAAHLRTESYKMSWFTYHSVDVVATLLAIVLLIMLVSTLAVRFLWHKVFCRRKVKHE, encoded by the coding sequence ATGCATCAACCAGCCCTGGTCACGGTTGctgttctgctcttctctctcaccACTGTCTATGGGGGGAACGTGCTGGTCTTCCCATTGGAAGGAAGCCACTGGGTGAATATGAAAGTCCTCATCGAAGAGCTGCACTCCAGAGGCCATAGCATCACAGTGATTCGTCCAACCACCAACTGGTACATCAAGGAGAAATCCCCTCACTACTCGTGCATTACCATCCCAGTATCTGGTGGTGGAATTGTTGAGGAGGTCTTTAGTTTGTTTGTGACCAGAAAATTGCAGATCCAAAGGGAGGGTGGAAGTTTCTGGTCTCGTATGAGTCTGGAGCTTGAGGTGGCGAAGCAGATCTATGAGTTACACAAGGATTTGGTTGTAATGATGACTACGATATTCGAAGATGCCGAACTAATGCATTCGCTTCACGATGCAAACTATGACCTGGTTTTGACGGATCCTGCCATTGGTGGGGGCGTGTTTCTGGCTCACCGCATTGGTCTTCCTCTTGTCTTCAATGTCCGATGGACAGTCCTGGGCGAGGGTCACTTTACCATCGCCCCCTCGCCTCTCTCATATGTCCCATTGCCAGGAGCACTGTTGACAGACAAAATGACTTTTCAAGAGAGAGTCATAAATGTTCTGTTTTATCTTTTTACAAGGTTTCAATTTGCATACGTCATAGACCCTAACTACATTCCGTTCGTCCATCGTTACTTCGGCCCTGACGTTCACTACATGTCATTGTTCCAGGCAGCAGACATATGGCTCATGAGGAATGACTTTACCTTTGAGTTTCCACGGCCCACCATGCCAAACGTGGTCTACATGGGCGGTTTCCAGTGCAAGCCCTCGAAGCCGCTTCCTCAGGACATGGAGGACTTTGTCCAGAAGTCTGGGGACCATGGGGTCATCATGATGTCCCTGGGGACCTTGGTGGGACAACTTCCTGAGGACATCGCTGAGGACATCGCAGCTGCTTTCGCCAAACTGCCTCAGAGGATCGTCTGGAGGCACACTGGGAAGAGGCCCACCTCCGTGGGCAACAACACCTTACTAGTGGATTGGCTCCCCCAGAACGACCTCCTTGGACATCCCAAGACCCGAGCCTTTGTTGCCCACGGCGGAACCAATGGAGTCCAGGAGGCCATCTACCATGGTGTCCCTATTGTTGGCCTCCCGTTGGTCTTCGACCAGCATGATAACCTCAATAGGATGAGGGCTAAGGGAGTGGCTAAAATAGTGGACATCGCCACCGTAGACAGCGACATCTTCCTGGAGGCAGTGAAGGCTGTTCTCTATGAGCCGAACTACAGGGAGAACATGCAGAGGCTATCCAGGCTGCACAGGGACCAGCCCATGAAACCACTGGACCGCGCCATGTTCTGGATTGAGTTTGTCATGAGGAACAAAGGAGCGGCACATCTGAGGACAGAGTCCTATAAGATGTCCTGGTTCACCTACCACTCTGTTGACGTCGTAGCAACGCTACTGGCCATTGTGTTGCTCATAATGCTGGTTAGCACTTTAGCTGTAAGGTTTTTGTGGCATAAGGTGTTTTGTAGGAGGAAAGTGAAACATGAATGA
- the LOC118393031 gene encoding keratin, type I cytoskeletal 18-like, translating to MSSTFSMRSYSARQPSFSSMSLRDSSSSGGRSRSKAPVSSLSYSSTLSLSRSLSMGNGLNVLGALSSLNGMGVGASDKETMQGLNDRLSNYLDKVRSLERSNAELELKIKQLMLERAPKGHDIEGMMAQAHAIGQEVRKKTLENARIMLEIDNAKLAADDFRVKWEAEATLCQSVERDCLALRRAKSDHDQIIATLRGDLDSLKEELYFLKKNHDEEMGSMKARMANEQVNVEVDAAQGPDLGAIMAELRNQYEGIARKNKEDSETWYLKKLESVQSEVKESGEALRCAQSELSERRRFLQALEGELDSLRKQVGVLEENLRETGHKYALEMDSLQAMLSQLEEELSQLRLDMQRNKTDYEQLLRIKQNLELEIATYRRLLEGEEVIKEMPPTKKEPEVRTRKIVKVVTQTMINGRVVEESSEVEQIKDSKK from the exons ATGTCCTCCACCTTCTCCATGCGCAGCTACTCAGCCCGCCAGCCATCCTTCTCCAGCATGTCTCTgagagacagcagtagtagtggtggcaggAGCCGCTCCAAagcccctgtctcctccctgtcctatTCCAGCACCCTGtccctctcccgctccctctccaTGGGCAACGGGCTCAATGTCCTGGGCGCCCTCTCCTCCCTGAACGGCATGGGTGTGGGCGCCAGCGACAAGGAGACCATGCAGGGCCTGAATGACCGGCTGTCCAACTACCTGGACAAGGTGCGCTCCCTGGAGCGATCCAACGCTGAGCTGGAGCTCAAGATCAAACAACTGATGCTGGAGCGGGCCCCCAAAGGTCACGATATCGAGGGTATGATGGCCCAGGCTCACGCCATTGGACAGGAG GTGAGAAAGAAGACCCTGGAGAATGCCCGCATCATGCTGGAGATTGATAACGCCAAGCTGGCCGCCGATGACTTCAGGGTCAA ATGGGAGGCTGAGGCCACACTGTGCCAGTCTGTAGAGAGGGACTGTCTGGCTCTCCGGAGGGCCAAGTCAGACCACGACCAGATCATAGCCACCCTGAGAGGAGACCTGGACAGCCTGAAGGAGGAGCTCTACTTCCTCAAGAAGAATCACGATGAG gaGATGGGCTCCATGAAGGCCCGTATGGCCAACGAGCAGGTGAATGTGGAGGTGGATGCAGCCCAGGGCCCAGACCTTGGGGCCATTATGGCTGAGCTGAGGAACCAGTATGAGGGCATTGCGCGTAAGAACAAGGAGGACTCAGAGACCTGGTACCTTAAGAAG cTGGAGTCAGTGCAGTCAGAGGTAAAAGAGAGCGGTGAGGCGCTACGCTGTGCTCAGAGTGAGCTCAGCGAGAGACGCCGCTTCCTACAGGCCCTGGAGGGGGAACTGGACAGTCTGCGCAAACAG GTGGGTGTGTTGGAAGAGAACCTGAGAGAGACAGGCCATAAGTATGCTCTGGAGATGGACAGTCTGCAAGCCATGCTGTCTCAGCTGGAGGAGGAGCTGTCCCAGCTGCGTCTGGACATGCAGCGCAACAAGACAGACTATGAACAGCTGCTCCGCATCAAGCAGAACCTGGAGCTGGAGATCGCCACCTACAGGAGACtgctggagggagaggaagt GATCAAGGAAATGCCTCCAACTAAAA AGGAGCCCGAGGTGAGGACCAGGAAGATCGTCAAGGTGGTCACCCAGACCATGATCAACGGCAGGGTAGTGGAAGAATCCAGTGAGGTGGAGCAGATCAAAGACAGCAAGAAATAA